Part of the Carassius auratus strain Wakin chromosome 8, ASM336829v1, whole genome shotgun sequence genome is shown below.
taattataaGTGAAACTTATAATGCgaaaaattattcaaatacagaATGCGTAGTTGTACACGTCTGGCTTTGATGAACCTGCGCTTttcaaaataagtaaatataaagtaTGATTTTTTATGGGTCAAGCATCCATTTGATCTACGGGCATCACTTCACACGTAATTCAATACATGATTGCACAATTATTATTTACACCAAGCCGAAATAAATAAGATAATGTTCAGAAATCATACACTGCTTTTAACTGTTCATAACTGCATCCTAATAATATCATTTGTTTTATCGACTGGATAATTTTTAGTGTGATGTGATTTAAGCATAACGCCACAAAtgataatcaaataaaattatcTATTTGAATCCTGGTCTTCATCAAAGCGAATCGTTTTTTTATTCCTCAAATCCCTTGTTGCCAAATATGGAAGTGCTACTATATGGAAATGCAAACTGTCCATCGCAGTAAAGAAAGCAGTACGGACGATGCATGGAAAGTGATGGGTCTTTCTCAGCGAGCGTCACTCTCTGCGAACTCCTCTTTAATGGAGTGCTTGTGTATCCTGCAGTCTGGCATGTCAAAGCCGAAGTCAGCCCACTCCTCCGCTCCCGCGGGAGCGCTGCGGTTGGGGATGGTGATGGTGTGCCGCACTCTGAAGTGCACAGCCTCCATGACGCGTTGCCGCTGCAGCTCTCCTCCGGCGCCGATGGCCATGCTGGCCATGTTACTGCTGGAGCGGATGAGCTGCTGGCCGTAATCGTGGCCCTGTCTCATGTCCTGCAGGCCCCTCCAGATCGCCATCCGGAACTGCTCAGGGATCTTCAATGCCCCAAGGTCCTGAGGAACACAAGAGTGTGTCTTACAATGAAGGCCACACTTCtacttaatgaataaatataataataataatctgaaaaaGTTTTGTGTAAAGGGGTTGGGTTTAGggtaaggggatagaaaatacagttggTACAGTAGAAAAACCATTACGACTATGGAATGAACCCTTAAAACATGGAAACTAAGGGCTTTCACGATTAtgataattgttgattattcccttgcaattgtaattgcgattattaattgtgattatttaatatgtaatcaTTAAATTGTTTATACCATAGTTTTATGCAACAGCATgccatatttatatatgaaaataaacaagctgaaaacactcaaaCTGAGCTCCATGATTTCCAAATGTCGGCATCATTTATCAGCCACCGGCTCCCTgattttcaaatatcggcatcatTTATCAGCCACCGGCTGCcctgatttttaaatattgcaatcATTTATCAGCCACCCTCTCCATGATTTCTAAATATCGGCATCATTTATCAGCCACCGTCTGCcctgatttttaaatattgccaTCATTTATCAGCCACCCTCTCCATGATTTCCAAATATCGGCATCATTTATCAGCCGGAGACTGCCCAGGTTTCTAAATATCTGCATCATTTATCAGCCGGAGACTGCCCAGGTTTCTAAATATCTGCATCATTTATCAGCCGGAGACTGCCCAGGTTTCTAAATATCTGCATCATTTATCAGCCGCCATCTGCCCTGATTTCTAAATATCGGCATCATTTATCAGCCGCCATCTGCCCTGATTTCTAAATATCGGCATCATTTATCAGCCACCGTCTGCCCCGATTTCTAAATATCGGCTAGTGAAAAACCCATATCAGTCAACTTCTAGtaaaaaattaatgttattataatgttatactaaaacttatattaaaataatggggAAAATCCTTAAGATAAcaagtagaaagaaagaaaaatgcatcttaagcatgcagaataacataagtggactgaACGGTTAATTACTGCTTTGAACGATTATGTTATtctggcatccataattgtaatcacgATTAGAAATTCTATTTATTGTGCAGGCTTATTGTGCAGGCTTATTTGTATTAGCCCTGTCAaaagattaatcatgattaattgcatccaaaataaaagtctttgtatacagaatatatgtgtgtgtactgtgtatatgtattacgtgtacacacacacacacacacacacacgtatatatttaataaacattttttaaaatattaaatatatttatatataatataaattatatgaatataaatatatacatgtaaatccatacaaatataaaaaaaatatatacacgtgtgtatgtgtgggtaaatttatatatatatttatttatttttgtattattcatttacataatacatagtatacacacacatattgtgtAAGAAAAAAACGTTAAACGATTAATCGTTTCACAGCACTAATTTGTAtgtatacatttgtgtgtgtgtgtgttttgcaataaatttaaaatatgctGTTTCTATAGATATAATTGGCTAGTTTAAATTAGTATTTTAACtttttaccatatattttttatttatttagttatgttGTATGCAGTGCTTCATGGGATTCCATTTCCTTCACTAATACCATTAAGtcttgtatatttgtatatttttagttcaaattagtttttttgttgggtagattacttacaaaaatAATCTGAATCACACATATTAGTTAAAGTGGACTTTTTTTCTATTACTTTtcgattacttttgacctaatttgtttattacagactTGAATGGGattattattgataaaaaaatgatttgaaatgatttgatcACGAAATGcagtaaacattacattacagcaAGTTTTACCAAAATGTATAAAAGTGTAAGTTAATTTACaagggaaaattaaaaagaatgaaaaaagaatTAAGGAGAATCAATACGTTTTGAATAATTTACCGGCAttatgtgaataatatgtaatcaagTTATCCATTAAacagtaactgtaatctgattattagcattttgaaatgtaatataattgttacaagtacttaattttttatgaatCCAGATTTCATgaaatcagttactacccagctctgctcATAGTTTTTTAACTTTTGGTGACTTTTTAAAATCCCTACGGGAAACAAAATGAATGGAGAACAGGATAAAACATGAATGACCCAATAATGAAAGAGTGTATTGACTGAACTGTTGGTTTACCTCCATGGAAAGAGTCTGGAGGTGGTAGACACTCTGGAGTCCCTGTGATGTGAAGTAGTCGATGCAGTTTTGGCAGCCCAGGCTGGTTAAGAAACTGTTCGGAGAGAAAAGGAATCCCACTAAGACCAAGCGGCTGCGTCCTGTGAATTACATATTCACCCATGGAGAACATAACAAGCCAAGCACCACGGCATTTGCATCTGCACAGGGATTATTATCAAGAACTGATGGAATGATAATGAAAGTGTATTCAGGCAACAGAAGACTTGATTAAAATAAAGCATCTGTATTGTAatcaatatacactaccattcagaaatttggtgattttttttcccctcacattCTCATTaatactacatttatttgataaaaaaatcaatttatatatatttttaatagatacatataatttaaaatgtaattagttgtactgttttattattaaaatatttttgtgtaaaccatgaaTCCCTTTTAAAGGGATCTTTGCTggttaatatcttttttttgacaatataatatatatatatatttttttttcatgatttttatcATGACTACATATTtgctgaatataaaaaaaagctttactgaccccaaacttttgaacagtagtgtagttgAATGAAATGCTGCATGCAAATGTTTGtgaattaacatttcaaaatgtgcatatggtttcattttacaaataaaaatgcaatcacAACATGCAATTACATGAATGATGCATAACAAGTTTTTCATTGCATTGatctttttattataaatatttcaccaataaaaaaatgaattgcttGATACAATCAAAACAGGAAATGTAAATATGAAGGTGACAAGAGTTATTTTAAAGGTAGAGCAACTGAGACAAACAGAACCACAAGTATGCAGAGGAAGAtgtgcatgtcattttaaacaaaacatggaTTCAGAAACATTGGTTGCTTTGGCATAATTCTAGACGCCGACTTTTAATTTCACCCTGATACATTAAGTATTAAATGTAGAGGGAACACTGATATTAATAAGCACATTTGTGACAATGGAGTCTGGAAAATGACACAtctagtttaaaaataaatatcactCTAAGTGCCAATATATAAGACTTATGACTGACAAAGTAGCACAGATGACAATGCCATGTAAATAACGTGAACAGTTAACTGGGTGAaggtaaatcaaaaaaaaaaaacatgtccaaCAGTGTAATATTTCAGTCCAAAAAAGAATGTATTAGCACCATTAAGATTTTGTTGACgacattattatattacaaattttatattaaaatgtttaaatattataccaatttacatatttgtaataaaaattaaaggagataaattatttaaattgttaacaAGTATTTGTTGTGCTGTCTTAAATGAatgtttctttaataaaaaacttCTGAAAAACAACTACTGTAGCTAAAAATTcataattactattttttatttaataaaaaagtaatatttataatactatttaaaaaatgtatattgtaacaatttaatattagaaaaataaaatagtattaataaaaagtaatacaattacctaatattattaataaaaaatagaattacataaaaatattaaataaatctatGACAGTAATGTGTATCTATGGGGGAAATTagtttgtcatgaaaataatgttacagtgcaaaaaacaacaacaaataaaaaatcttaaaaggtGCTTAAATCCAATCaagcaaaatataatatttttgattttgGGGAGTgccagacatgtttttttttttttttttttttgagtttcacCCAAATGATGAAAGAGCACAGGCCATTAATCAGAAAGGCACCTCGCCACCCCCTGTCCAGCCCCATGTGATAAATCAGTCATGAGTATAATTAAATTGATATGTTAACACAAAAAGTGGCATCTGAATATGTATAGTAAATGAAAAAGGTTACATGTTTTGCACACTAAAGTGTGATTTGAAAATGTTTCTCTGACCAGCAGAGGAATAGTAAGAAAAATCTTACTCGTATGTACAAATAATTACTACATCTGAAAAAGAAACCAAAAGCCTCTTTAAAAGCAAAGGTTTCATTATAAACAAAATCCTCTTTTGTGTATTAGCACAGAAGAAATAACATCAATATACTGTAATTACATGATTAACCATGTAaagacaaatgtgaccctggagcacaaaatcagtctGAAGTCGCTGAGGTATATTTATAATAGCCAAAAGTACATTGTaagggtcaaaatgattgatttttcttttaggccaaaaatcattaggatattaagtaaagatcatgttccatgaagatatttagtagatttcctactgtaaatacatcaaaacttcagatttgattagtaatatgcattgctaggaACTTCATGTGGAccactttaaagatgattttctcagtatttaaatttttcagattccagattttcaaatagttgcatctcggccaaatatagcctgatcctaacaaaccacacatcaatggaaagcttgtttattcaacttccagatgatgtatacatctcaaattaaaataaaataaaattgacccttatgactggttttgtgattccagggtcacaaatgatgAAGATAAGGAGAAACAAAATGATTTAAGGTTTATCTCTGTAAAATTAGATACGTCAGGCTGATTTCAGTCACactgttgtaaaaataaattgctaTTAAAATGATAAGAAGCATGTgtagctcgtgtgtgtgtgtgtgtgtgtgtgtgtgtgtgtgtcaggttgtGCTACTGCAGGGTGTAGTACCTGACGAGGCTGGGGTCGGGGTTGTAAGGAGGGGGAGGGGTACAGTGAGAGGTGGACACTATAGACTGAGACGCATGAGCTCCGTTCACATCGCCGTTCGACTGCATGTGGTGTCCACCCAGCATGTTCGTCCCTGCAGCCACAAACATACCAGAACCAGTCAACACACAAACCAGCAGATGACAGTCACAAGGGATTTAGCCAGTAAATGTGGGCCACTGTTAGTGTCTCGCTGTTTATTCAGTGAAAGCCAAGCAAATCAAACACAAGTGCATTTGCAGTGTACTTCAGATTTTAACAGTTCACTTTTAAAAAGGTGTACTTGTGTAGTGAAATAAAAGGACACTTAAGCATACTTAAAGAGAGGCACTTTCATGTTTCTAAGCACACTTAAGTGCACTCTGTCAATTTAGAGGTTTtactttaaagcatttttttaataattttttttttgtcatgctttaaagaagtacacttacaTGTACACGTGAAAAGAaccatgtgtgtgtttgatattgaaagttttaataaaaatattctcCATTCATGTTTTCCTGTAGGGATTTTAGGAAAGTCACTGAAAGCTATGAACATGTAGtctggattacataatcataTTCCCAAAATTATGTACTAAAATGCtaataatcagattacagttactttttaatggataacatgattacattttagatcccttaatcctaccacttttaccttactattaataaccAGTAATTAGGAGTTAATCGGGCCAAAAATCATGGCTACTAGTTAGTGAATTGTGAAAATTGGACCTTAATATTAAGTGTGACCATtgaaactataatacattttcacctCATTGCAATTAAAAGCATTTAAgtgttgtgtgtgagagagagatgtgaAATAATGCAGACTTAAATTTCATGACCAATAaattaaactggaaaaaaatgcTAATGTACAATCCACTGCAACAAGGTAATTGTATGAAATGTAGGGTTTATATGAAGGCACTTGTAGGCTCTCACCCATGTGTGTCATGGACGCAGAGGGTCCTGCGCTCTGCTGGGTCTGCTGTGTCACCAGCTGATTCACTGAGGGGAGCTTGCTGATGGGCCCCTGGATCTTATTCATGTTATTGAGAGTGCCATATGAACACGGAGAGGCAACGTGACTCCTGTCAATCACATGAGAGTAAGACACTTAATATACAGCACTCAATGGggaacactgaagactggacgcTTAAGGAAGAGGTCATCATGAAACAATTCTGATATGACAGAACTGATATGAGTTCTGACAGTTCTGATAATttgttgtaaatttaaaagtaatgcggttaccgtattttccggactataagtcgcactttttttcatagtttgactggtcctgcgacttatagtcaggtgcgacttatttatcaaaattaatttgacatgaaccgagagaaattaaccaagataaaacaataccgtctccagccgcgagagggcgctctatgctgctcattgctcctgtagtctacactgaaaacatagagcgccctctcgcggctggagatggtaatgttttctcttggttctaaatgaatgcgacttatagtcctgtGCTACTTATatctgtttttttcctcatcatgacgtatttttggactgatgcaacttatactcaggtgcgacttatagtccgaaaaatacggtactttactagttacttgaaaaagtaatccgattactttactccagtcttcagtgtcacacgatacttcagaaatcattctaatatactcatttgttgctcaagaaacacttgtgatgttgaaaacagttgtgttactTCATCTGAAAccattctttgattaataaaacgtttaaaagaacatcatttatttgaaacataaatcttttgtaacattataaatacttttgataaatttaatgcatcctttctgaataaaagtgtaaATTTCTTTAGAAAACCAGACTCTGAATTTTTTACGGCAGTGTGTGATGTCTGTATAAGGACTCACTGTCTCTGTAggagctgttgttgttgttgtctgtaTGAATCCACTAACTGTTGTGGTACAAACTCCACAAGCTCCAGACTGTCCTTTATCTTCATCAGGATGTCAAAGTTTTCCCGGCCTCGCACCTTCAAACCAATCCAAAAACATTAGAATGAACTACTAGAAGTATTAGAAAATCAAGCTGCATGCTTCCACACTCACTGGAATATAATACATCTCCTCTTCTCCATGCCGCCTCTTCTTGATGTTGACGGAAGGGCCTGCAATGTTGGCCGGAGTCTGTTTGAAATCTGTGAGGTCAGAAACAGAAGCTCCAGATTGGAAACTTGTATTGGAAATGATCTGATGAATGAAGTGCTGGTGGAAATCCATTGATGGCTCACTTCGTTTATTGGCATTTCCATTTTTGGCCACGCTCTCATTTAGAGCCTGTTGCTCCCTGAAATGATCCTCGTCTGCTTTGCGGTCTCGACCGGGACAGGCACAAATCCGGCCCTCAAACGAACGCCTGCCGAGAACCTGTCCGCTGCGGAAAACACGGTAGAGTTCAGCATAACCAAACCATGCAGCCTACGTCATGTGAATAGGTTGCATGTTGTTGTTGCATGCAgttcacaattaaaagaatacATTTCAATGCTCAATTCGAAGTacgtttttgtttacttttgttgTTCTGAAGCAAATCCacttaaagggaaagtttacccaaaatgagaattctgtcatcaatGTTTGCGAACTgatttgagtttctttcttctgtttctgGTACCCTTTGACTtgcatagtatttaaaaaaataaataatttaatctaTTGAAGTTagttattttgtgttctgcagaagaaacagGTCTGAAacaacttcagggtgagtaaatcatgacagaactttggctgatctgtccctttaagaaccACTCTTTTGGAAGCAGAGAAAGATTTCAGTGTAAACGTGAGAAAGTGTCTGAGGTAAAGGTGTTCACTCACTCTCGTGTCTCCAgcgtgatgatgatgaggatgggCCTGCGGTTCATTCCCCCGACACAACTGCTGTTGCACATGAAATTATACAGAATGGTTGTGAACTCAGTCCCCACCTTGACAAATAGATAACAAAAGAGACAGATAATCAGTCCCAGAAGCATTGCATTATATTGTAAACAGAGGACATAGTGCGCTGTTCAGAGAAAAATATTTGCAATGAgaagttaaattcactttaatAAATTAGTTTAGATTTATTCAAAAACACTGGATCCTGAGGGACGTTAACAATACGTAACAACTAGAAATAATTTATGTTAGTGTTACATTATGTAACTGTATTAGTTagcaaactaaaaaagaaaataaattctaaagcctgtattaatttacattaattcTGAATGTAGGTAAtgttaaattcaatatttaattatacaattacaaatatttagGCCTAAATGTTGTAtcagttaatattatttaacgtATCTGAGTTGACATGAACTAACCATTGTATTGTTATTAACTAACGTTAATGAATATCATCAAATATCGCAACAAATAAATTGTTCATTGTTTACTTATGATGTAACTAATTAAACGTTAATAAAAAGTTGACTAATGAGACCTTTTTGTATAGTC
Proteins encoded:
- the tp73 gene encoding tumor protein p73 isoform X3; this translates as MYCVKKKSQYSLLSSSMEQGLGNRAASSSPYSSETASNVPTPSPYSQPNSTFEAMSPAPAIPSNTDYPGPHNFEVTFQQSSTAKSATWTYSPLLKKLYCQIAKTCPIQIKLASSPPNGSVIRAMPIYKKAEHVTEVVKRCPNHELGRDFNESQTAPASHLIRVEGNNLCQYVDDPATGRQSALVPYEAPQVGTEFTTILYNFMCNSSCVGGMNRRPILIIITLETRDGQVLGRRSFEGRICACPGRDRKADEDHFREQQALNESVAKNGNANKRNFKQTPANIAGPSVNIKKRRHGEEEMYYIPVRGRENFDILMKIKDSLELVEFVPQQLVDSYRQQQQQLLQRQSHVASPCSYGTLNNMNKIQGPISKLPSVNQLVTQQTQQSAGPSASMTHMGTNMLGGHHMQSNGDVNGAHASQSIVSTSHCTPPPPYNPDPSLVSFLTSLGCQNCIDYFTSQGLQSVYHLQTLSMEDLGALKIPEQFRMAIWRGLQDMRQGHDYGQQLIRSSSNMASMAIGAGGELQRQRVMEAVHFRVRHTITIPNRSAPAGAEEWADFGFDMPDCRIHKHSIKEEFAESDAR
- the tp73 gene encoding tumor protein p73 isoform X2 gives rise to the protein MSQSSTADEGTTFEHLWSTLEPDSTYFELPQAGHSGDRVASSSNRAEVCMDLYHMRDMRDMNDNVMSQYSLLSSSMEQGLGNRAASSSPYSSETASNVPTPSPYSQPNSTFEAMSPAPAIPSNTDYPGPHNFEVTFQQSSTAKSATWTYSPLLKKLYCQIAKTCPIQIKLASSPPNGSVIRAMPIYKKAEHVTEVVKRCPNHELGRDFNESQTAPASHLIRVEGNNLCQYVDDPATGRQSALVPYEAPQVGTEFTTILYNFMCNSSCVGGMNRRPILIIITLETRDGQVLGRRSFEGRICACPGRDRKADEDHFREQQALNESVAKNGNANKRNFKQTPANIAGPSVNIKKRRHGEEEMYYIPVRGRENFDILMKIKDSLELVEFVPQQLVDSYRQQQQQLLQRQSHVASPCSYGTLNNMNKIQGPISKLPSVNQLVTQQTQQSAGPSASMTHMGTNMLGGHHMQSNGDVNGAHASQSIVSTSHCTPPPPYNPDPSLVSFLTSLGCQNCIDYFTSQGLQSVYHLQTLSMEDLGALKIPEQFRMAIWRGLQDMRQGHDYGQQLIRSSSNMASMAIGAGGELQRQRVMEAVHFRVRHTITIPNRSAPAGAEEWADFGFDMPDCRIHKHSIKEEFAESDAR
- the tp73 gene encoding tumor protein p73 isoform X1, producing the protein MIFSVICPALDRPTSRMSQSSTADEGTTFEHLWSTLEPDSTYFELPQAGHSGDRVASSSNRAEVCMDLYHMRDMRDMNDNVMSQYSLLSSSMEQGLGNRAASSSPYSSETASNVPTPSPYSQPNSTFEAMSPAPAIPSNTDYPGPHNFEVTFQQSSTAKSATWTYSPLLKKLYCQIAKTCPIQIKLASSPPNGSVIRAMPIYKKAEHVTEVVKRCPNHELGRDFNESQTAPASHLIRVEGNNLCQYVDDPATGRQSALVPYEAPQVGTEFTTILYNFMCNSSCVGGMNRRPILIIITLETRDGQVLGRRSFEGRICACPGRDRKADEDHFREQQALNESVAKNGNANKRNFKQTPANIAGPSVNIKKRRHGEEEMYYIPVRGRENFDILMKIKDSLELVEFVPQQLVDSYRQQQQQLLQRQSHVASPCSYGTLNNMNKIQGPISKLPSVNQLVTQQTQQSAGPSASMTHMGTNMLGGHHMQSNGDVNGAHASQSIVSTSHCTPPPPYNPDPSLVSFLTSLGCQNCIDYFTSQGLQSVYHLQTLSMEDLGALKIPEQFRMAIWRGLQDMRQGHDYGQQLIRSSSNMASMAIGAGGELQRQRVMEAVHFRVRHTITIPNRSAPAGAEEWADFGFDMPDCRIHKHSIKEEFAESDAR
- the tp73 gene encoding tumor protein p73 isoform X4, which gives rise to MIFSVICPALDRPTSRMSQSSTADEGTTFEHLWSTLEPDSTYFELPQAGHSGDRVASSSNRAEVCMDLYHMRDMRDMNDNVMSQYSLLSSSMEQGLGNRAASSSPYSSETASNVPTPSPYSQPNSTFEAMSPAPAIPSNTDYPGPHNFEVTFQQSSTAKSATWTYSPLLKKLYCQIAKTCPIQIKLASSPPNGSVIRAMPIYKKAEHVTEVVKRCPNHELGRDFNESQTAPASHLIRVEGNNLCQYVDDPATGRQSALVPYEAPQVGTEFTTILYNFMCNSSCVGGMNRRPILIIITLETRDGQVLGRRSFEGRICACPGRDRKADEDHFREQQALNESVAKNGNANKRNFKQTPANIAGPSVNIKKRRHGEEEMYYIPVRGRENFDILMKIKDSLELVEFVPQQLVDSYRQQQQQLLQRQSHVASPCSYGTLNNMNKIQGPISKLPSVNQLVTQQTQQSAGPSASMTHMGTNMLGGHHMQSNGDVNGAHASQSIVSTSHCTPPPPYNPDPSLVRTQPLGLSGIPFLSEQFLNQPGLPKLHRLLHITGTPECLPPPDSFHGGPWGIEDP